From one Bradyrhizobium sp. Ash2021 genomic stretch:
- a CDS encoding amino acid ABC transporter substrate-binding protein: MKRLRMVGLVIGAAFCAAQANAEELTGTLKKIKETGAITIGYRDSSIPFSYLDDNQKPIGFAIDICLAIVDAVKKDLKLDKLAVEFNPVTSSTRIPLLANGTIDLECGSTTNNADRLKQVAFTNTHFLTATRFVSKKSSKLGSIEDLKGKSVASTSGTTNIKQLTEANAARSLGINIIPAKEHAESFLMVETDRAVAAVLDDILLASFVAGSKDPGAYVISTDAFSKPEPYGIMLRKDDPDFKKVVDAATAALYQSADGQKLYDKWFMQKIPPKGLNLNTPIGAELKHEFSKPSDSPDPDSYKAM; the protein is encoded by the coding sequence ATGAAACGCCTGCGTATGGTTGGGCTCGTGATCGGCGCCGCTTTCTGCGCCGCGCAGGCCAACGCCGAAGAGCTGACGGGGACGCTGAAGAAAATCAAGGAAACCGGCGCCATCACCATCGGCTACCGCGACTCGTCGATCCCGTTCTCCTATCTGGACGACAACCAGAAGCCGATCGGCTTTGCGATCGACATCTGCCTTGCGATCGTCGACGCCGTGAAGAAGGATCTCAAGCTCGACAAGCTCGCGGTCGAATTCAACCCGGTGACGTCGTCGACCCGTATCCCGTTGCTGGCCAACGGCACCATCGACCTCGAATGCGGATCGACCACCAACAACGCCGACCGGCTGAAGCAGGTGGCGTTCACCAACACCCATTTTCTGACCGCGACCCGCTTCGTGTCGAAGAAGTCCTCTAAGCTCGGCTCGATCGAGGACCTCAAGGGCAAATCGGTGGCCTCGACCTCAGGCACCACCAACATCAAGCAACTCACCGAAGCCAACGCCGCCCGCAGCCTCGGCATCAACATCATCCCGGCGAAAGAGCATGCCGAATCGTTCCTGATGGTCGAGACCGATCGTGCGGTTGCGGCGGTGCTGGACGATATCCTGCTCGCCAGCTTCGTCGCCGGGTCGAAAGATCCCGGCGCCTACGTCATTTCCACGGACGCGTTCTCCAAGCCCGAGCCCTACGGCATCATGCTGCGCAAGGACGATCCGGATTTCAAGAAGGTCGTCGACGCCGCCACCGCTGCGCTGTACCAGAGCGCCGACGGCCAGAAGCTGTATGACAAGTGGTTCATGCAAAAAATCCCGCCCAAGGGATTGAACCTCAACACGCCGATCGGCGCGGAGCTGAAGCATGAATTTTCGAAACCGTCGGATTCTCCAGATCCGGATTCCTACAAGGCGATGTGA
- a CDS encoding amino acid ABC transporter substrate-binding protein has translation MKRQYIIGYALAAALSAGQANAEELTGTLKNVKETGAITLGFRDSSIPFSYLDDSQKPIGFAMDICYKIVDAVKKELKLDKLEVKLNPVTSSTRIPLLANGTVDLECGSTTNNAERQKQISFTNTHFLTASRYVSKKANKIDAIADLKGKSVVSTAGTTNIKQLTEANAARGLNVNIIPAKDHAEAFLMVETDRAVAFVMDDILLASLVAGSKAPDDYVISKDAFSKPEPYGIMLRKDDPAFKKVVDGATAALYTSGEGQKLYDKWFTQKIPPKGLNLNAPISAELKNEFAKPSDSPDPDSYK, from the coding sequence ATGAAACGCCAGTACATCATCGGTTACGCGCTTGCCGCCGCGCTCTCGGCCGGCCAGGCCAACGCCGAAGAGCTGACGGGAACGCTGAAGAACGTCAAGGAAACCGGCGCGATCACGCTCGGCTTCCGCGATTCCTCGATTCCATTTTCCTATCTCGACGACAGCCAGAAGCCGATCGGCTTTGCGATGGACATCTGCTACAAGATCGTCGACGCCGTGAAGAAGGAGCTCAAGCTCGACAAGCTCGAAGTCAAGCTCAATCCGGTGACCTCGTCGACCCGCATCCCGTTGCTGGCCAACGGCACCGTCGATCTCGAATGTGGTTCGACCACCAACAATGCCGAACGCCAGAAGCAGATTTCCTTCACCAACACCCACTTCCTGACCGCGAGCCGCTACGTCTCCAAGAAGGCAAACAAGATCGACGCGATCGCCGATCTCAAGGGCAAGTCGGTGGTCTCGACGGCGGGCACCACCAACATCAAGCAGCTGACTGAAGCCAACGCCGCGCGCGGCCTCAACGTCAATATCATCCCGGCCAAGGATCACGCCGAAGCCTTCCTGATGGTCGAGACCGACCGCGCGGTCGCCTTCGTGATGGACGACATCCTGCTGGCGAGCCTCGTCGCCGGATCGAAGGCGCCGGACGACTACGTCATCTCCAAGGACGCGTTCTCGAAGCCCGAGCCCTACGGCATCATGCTGCGCAAGGACGATCCCGCTTTCAAGAAGGTGGTCGATGGCGCGACCGCGGCGCTCTATACCAGCGGCGAGGGGCAGAAGCTCTATGACAAGTGGTTCACGCAGAAGATCCCGCCCAAGGGCTTGAACCTCAACGCGCCGATCAGCGCGGAGCTGAAGAACGAGTTCGCCAAACCGTCGGACTCGCCGGATCCCGATTCCTACAAATAA